GGGACGGGCCAAGGGTTTAGACGTGTGAACACGACACACACCACATGGACAGCCGCGAGTACGCGTTCGAGGGGCAACGGCCGGAGGTCCACGGGTACGCCCACGTCAGCCGGGAGGCGACGCTGGTCGGCGACGTGACCGTCGGGGCGAACGCGAACGTCTGGCCGGGGGTGGTACTGCGCGGGGACGTGGGACCGGTCCGCGTCGGTCGCGAGTCGGCGGTCGGCGACAACGCAACCGTCCACGCCTCGGAAGTCGGCGAGAAGGTGATGGTCGGCCACAGCGCGGTGCTGAACGACACGACCGTCGAGGACGGCGCCCTGGTCGGGTTCAACTCGACGGTCAGCGACGCCGTCATCGGCGCGGGTAGCATCGTCGCGATGGGCACCGTCGTCCCGCCGGGCTACGAGGTGCCGCCCGAGTCGTTCGTCCGCGGGATGCCCGCCACCGTCACGCCGCTCTCGGAGACGAGCATCGACCCCGAGGCCGTCTTCGAGGCGTTCAGCTCCGGCGACTACGCCAACCTCGCGGACCGCCACGAGGACCTGTTCGGCGGTCCCGAGGCGGACGGAGGCAGCGACGAGGGCGGGGACTCGGGGTAGTCACTCCCGTCCGACCGACCGCTCCCGGTCGTCGGCCGGGTCCGCGTCGCGGTCGTCCACGTCGGGACCGGCCGCGTCGAGGTCGCCAGCCGTCCCGCCCGCGTCCAGTTCCTCGGCGCCGACCAGCCGCTCGACGCGCCGTTCGAACTCGGCGTCGTCGATCTCGCCGCGCGCGTACCGGGCCTTGAGTTCCGCCAGCGGATCGTCGGAGGCGTCGGACTCGTCGTCCCCGTAGCTGGGCAGCAGCCCGCCGACCTCCTCGGCGAACACGACGAGCAGCGGCGTCAGCAGGAACCAGCCGACGATGAATATCACGGCCGCGGGAACGATCCCGACGAACAGCGCGGTGAGCAACCCGATCGGGAGCGTGAGGATCGAGACGAGGATGCCCACGCCCGCGACGGGATGGTGGACCATACGCCTCGTTGACAGTCAATCGGAAAAAACAGTTCGGTCGTGCGGGCGTCGATCCGCCGGAGATTAGAGGCCGCTCGTGTTCACCGCGGTCGTCACGTCGCGCCAGTTGCGGACGGTCCAGTAGCCGACGCCGGAGGCGATCATCGCCGCCGACAGCAGGTACACCGACAGGTGCGAGGCGACCACGGCGTCGGGGTGGGTCGCCCCGTAGACGACGCCCTCCGTGCCCAGCCCGATCATCACGAAGCCGACGACGCCGACGCCCGCCGCGGTGACCAGCGCCGGCCGCCCGTAGTACTCGGAGTGTTCGGCCGCCAACAGCGCGGCGACGAACGCGACCGACCCGGCGAGCACGTAGAGGGGCAGTCGCCCGACCAGCCCCGACGCGTCGCCGGACGCGATCCCGACGATGCCCATGAAGGCCGCTGTCAGCGCGAGCGTCGTCGCGCAGATCAGCGGCCCCGCCCGTACCAGTACGTCCCGTTCGAGGTGCCCGTTCGCCGACGTAGCCATCACTACAACGACGCCCATCTCCCTACAAAAACACCCGTCAGCCGGGCGTCAGACCCCTGTGAACGCAGTGAAGGGTCCGATCCCGCTTCCCGACCGCCCCGCTCGCCACCCGGCCCGCGTGTCACCTTCGCCCGACGGCTCCGAAACCTATTTGCCCGCCAGCCGGCTACTGGCTGGTGATGACGCGGTCCGCTCTCGCGTGGCGCTGGCGCGCGCACCGTTCGAGAGCGGACAGTATCGCGGGCGCGGTCGGTCGGGCCTAACCCGGCCGGGGCGGTCGCGGTGCTCACTCGTTCTCCCGCACGCTCGCCCGCCAGCCACCGCACACCCACGACACTCATGCACGACGACAGCGCCACCGACGCACAGTCCGCCGACCACTCCCCCGAAGCCGACCCCGGTCCGAC
Above is a genomic segment from Halosimplex halophilum containing:
- a CDS encoding gamma carbonic anhydrase family protein, which translates into the protein MDSREYAFEGQRPEVHGYAHVSREATLVGDVTVGANANVWPGVVLRGDVGPVRVGRESAVGDNATVHASEVGEKVMVGHSAVLNDTTVEDGALVGFNSTVSDAVIGAGSIVAMGTVVPPGYEVPPESFVRGMPATVTPLSETSIDPEAVFEAFSSGDYANLADRHEDLFGGPEADGGSDEGGDSG
- a CDS encoding SHOCT domain-containing protein, coding for MVHHPVAGVGILVSILTLPIGLLTALFVGIVPAAVIFIVGWFLLTPLLVVFAEEVGGLLPSYGDDESDASDDPLAELKARYARGEIDDAEFERRVERLVGAEELDAGGTAGDLDAAGPDVDDRDADPADDRERSVGRE